The Terriglobia bacterium DNA window TAGTAATCAGAAATCGCCTTTTGTTTCTTCGCTGTGATGCCGTGCAGGATGGTAAGAAGATACTCAGAAACGGCTTCCGCTTCCTCCATGCGCGCGATGGCGTCGTCGCTGAATAGTCGCCAGCGTCGCCACGTGTCAAGGTGCTGGAACCCCAACTCATACACCAGGCTCTTGAAGAAGCCGTGGTATTCCGCATTGCGAATCTCCTGCTGCGTGAGACGCAGTCCTGTGGAGTTCAAACGCGCAAAGATTCTGAAGACAACATCATCGCCCACCGATGATGGGAATACATGTGTGCTCAATTCATAGTCAAGGATGTCGTGTTTCACTGAGTCCGGGAACTGTTTGAAGCGCTTGCCCGCAATGGACTCATTGTGGTCCTGACGTACCATGAAGTCATCCTTTGCTGCGTCATAGTCCGGTAGCGCAGAGGAATCGAGAAATGAGATCAGCGTGCGGAGGCGTTGTTGTCCATCAACAACTTCCATAGTCATCTTGAGGCTCTTCAGGTCTTGAACTTGACGTAGAAAGATGATGGGAATGGGATACCCTCTCACAATACTATCAATGAACTGGGACTTTGCCGGCGGCTTCCAGACCTCCCTACGCTGGAAGATCGGTTTGAGCTCGAGTATTCCCGAGCGCTGCCAGTCGAGGAACTGAGCTATCGTGAATACGGTTTTGGTGGGGCGCAGGCTTGCCATGTTAGGTTTCCTCTCATGTGTTCGCGCTCTGGCAGTTGATAGCTATCTGTCTGCCCAACTTATAAATATAAGGTTTCCAGATACCCCCATCATCATAGTTTTCCCTCCTGATAAATCTCCGATGGAAAGCTTTTCCAAGCCCCCTTTAGTCAAAGGATTGGGGGCATTTCTGTCTTTAGCGTGCATCTTATATGGCTTCCGTCCAAACGTTTGCGATAATTCTCAAAGACAGTCACCCAGCCTGCACAGGTAACGCCCACCTCGGTTCAGTACATCCGTATCTGCTGCTAACGGATCGTGGACTTCACTTCTCTGTGATTTAGAAGCTCTTGCATCCGGCAGGTATTGGAGCCCTCCTATACGGAGTCGTTGCAAGACAACGGGACAATACGCGAACACTCACGTGCCTAATCATTCCGTCCTCCCGCACCTCTTCTGTACCGTTCAGTTCGTGGAATGGGATCGCATGTAAGGAAGCATCAAGCGCCAGCCCGTCGGAACAATCTCGGGGGCCGACCCGGGGGCGGCTGGCGACGAGTGAATTCTACTCCCCGAAGAGATTTCGATTCAAGCAGATTTCATCTCAAATGATGCGGGAGGGATCCTCTAGGAACTGGTACCGTTTGAGTTGCGCCGAATCGGGGGCAAGAAGATTCGTTATTCCAAGATCAACGCGGAGAATGCCTCGCCATCGCGCAGACATGTCCTAGGACGCGCCTGAAGGAATCTTGTGAAGTGAAGGGCCGCGGTGAACTCAGGGGCACCATTTTAGAGTAAAAAATTTGGTTACCATTTTGGTGCACACCTAGATCAAGAACGTCGCAATTGGTCACCCTCAGCAAAGGCGAGAAAACCTCACGGCAGGTGTATAAACATTGGTTAATCTCACATTGTCGCCATCGATCGCAGAAACCCTTTGCGCATCTGTTAACTTAAGGGTTGGAGGTTCGAGTCCGTTTTGTCATTCTTTTCTCTTCTTCTTGCGGTAAGGCTTGCGGCCGCCTGGCCGAATGGCATCTGGGCGTACTTGGAATTTACTTTGTTCAATTGGAACAACAAGCTGACCTCCTCTCTTTAATTTTTCCTCTTTTTGTTCCTTCCTCTTTTTCTTGCGCTTCCTTTCTGCGCGGGCCTGTATCTTCTTTGCTTTTTGGGGATTCCTTTTGCGCCACTTCTTGACACGACACTCGGAGCAGGTTTTTTTGTCGGCACGTACCAACCAATAGGCCTCCTTGCAGAAAGAGCATTGTCGAACGCGGGCGATGTCCACATGTCGGAGTGTTAATTGGAAATTTTCGTAAATACTCGAGCTCAGCCTTATCCGATTCCGACCCCTCTTGTTGAGCCAGTTGGAACTGGAAAAAGGTCCGTCAATGCATCTCCTTCTGAGTTCTTCTTGGGTCTCATATGGTCCGACGTAGTCCAGCAGAGTCCTCATCGATAGCGAGTGTTTAATGGCGTGACGCTTTTCCTTGAATCTGCGGAGAGCCCGAAATGCCCAGTCGAGTGTTCCTGGGAAAGCAAAGTGAAATGCTTTTCTGAATTTAGATTGACCACGTGCTTGGGACAACTCGAGCAGATCCTCTCGGATCCCTGCGAAGAAAAGGTAAAACTCTAGTGTCCCAACTGGGTCGCCTAGAATAATCAATGGTGAGCGGCTGAACTTTGGGCCAGCACTTTTGATGGTGGACTCAAATTTCGTCAATAAAACCTCAGGCGGCAGATCAAACCAGCCTTTGAGATCCTTCATCTTCCAAAGGTCTCCAGCCCACTTCGCCTGATCGATAAACCACTCCATGTTCTGATTCCAGAAACGGATCTCGCCGGTTTTTTCTTCCCGACCGCGTGCAGCAGGAATTTTTGACTTAAGGGGTGCCTTCATCGGACACTCGTGACCGTTAGCGTGGGAGTTCGACTGTGAATGTCGCTTAGTATTTACTCCAAAGCCAACTGAAAAGCCAGAGGCTCAGATCGAACGGTGAGTATCAAAGTCGCGAAAATAGTCTGGGAGTTTTCACAGCACAGGGGTAACGCCTTGGTCCTACTGTTGGCGATCGCCGACCATGCTCATGACGACGGAACAGGCGCGTGGCCCAGTGAGTCTCGGTTAGCCAAAATGACTCGATTGAGCAAACGCACTGTTCGGCGCCTTCTTCGCGTACTCGAGAGGTCCGGGGAGATTTCGACCCTTGTTGGCCGCGGCCGAGGGGGGACAAACTTATATGCCGTCACCCTAATCGGACGTGACGAGATGGCCCCCCAGGACGGACGCCCTCAGACGGTCCCACGGACAACAGGAGTCGCCCCGAGGACACCGGTGTCCTCCCCCCTGGGGACAAGGGTGTCCGCCGAACCATCAGTGGAAATATTAAAACAACCCCCAAGAACCAGAAATAAACCGCGAAAGAACGATTTCGTGCCCCCCGAGGACGACGATGTCTGGTTTGAGATGAGCGATAGGGGACTGGGGCCTACCGAGGCCGAGGAGCAGGCGGCTGCGTTCATAGACCACCATGAGACCCGCGGCTGGATCCTGCGTGGAGGGACCCGGATGGTTGACTGGAAAGCGGCCGTCGGCACCTGGATACGTTACATGAAGCAATTCTCATCCGGAGGCAACAATGGAACAGGAAAACAAACAGCAAGTCCTGCTCAACAGCGAGCCCAACGAACCGACGAAGCCAGCCGGCGATTTCTCGAGCGTACTCACCCGGTGGATGAATCTCTGGAGCCACGCGCTGGACCGGGAACTGAACGAGAAGAAACTCGCCGCCTACGCGCTCATGTTGAACCACATTCACCCCACTGAGCTCGATCGCGCGTGCAAGGATCTCTCACCGATCACGACGTTTCCCGCGCCGGGAGATATTAACCGCGCCTGGTTGGAACCGCACGCGAAGGCGGCGTTGGACAGCGTGTTCAAGTTCATCTCCGAATGGGGAACTAATCCGGTGCGCCGCATCAAGGCAAGACTACAACCATTTGGTGAAACGGATCCCCGCGGCAAGGAGGGCATCACCCTTGACTACGAACTCCCTCCCGCCTTTGATCCAGTCACGGCCGCTGCCATCCTGAGTGCCGGCGGCCTCGATGCCATCGCACGATCCCAGGAAACGGAAAAATCGTTCTACTTCACGCAGTCCCACTGGGTTAAGAACTACATCCAAGCTGCGACCGAGTCGGCACGTAAAAGTCGCTTGGAAGGTGAACGTCTTTGACTTCATTTCATCTTGTGGTTTTTCAGAAATGGAATCGGGGTGTCAAACTCAGTAGTCCATTAAGCATCACGAGGAGCAGGGCTGAGGCGACCTGAACGGGGATGAAGTCCGCGATTGGCCCTTGGAGGCTTGGCTCTGGCCAAGTTTTTGGGTGTGGTGACAACTGAAATCAAGAAATTCTACTGACGACATGGAGAAGCACCAAGTGGAAGGCAGGTGCGATACATCTGCAAGAACGAACATATCGAAGTTTGTAGAGCAATCCTTCGGAGCCATAGGCTGAGAAATCA harbors:
- a CDS encoding DUF262 domain-containing protein, giving the protein MASLRPTKTVFTIAQFLDWQRSGILELKPIFQRREVWKPPAKSQFIDSIVRGYPIPIIFLRQVQDLKSLKMTMEVVDGQQRLRTLISFLDSSALPDYDAAKDDFMVRQDHNESIAGKRFKQFPDSVKHDILDYELSTHVFPSSVGDDVVFRIFARLNSTGLRLTQQEIRNAEYHGFFKSLVYELGFQHLDTWRRWRLFSDDAIARMEEAEAVSEYLLTILHGITAKKQKAISDYYREYDSGLPHADILQQRFRTTLDSINSAAGSILADTSFSRPALFYSLFGVVYDHMYGIGSPLTKGTPKAKLPSSLDQNLVKVSDRIRAKTLPTKIQDAVERSTGDKVRRDLRHVFLAKELHLAAH
- a CDS encoding helix-turn-helix domain-containing protein; amino-acid sequence: MSIKVAKIVWEFSQHRGNALVLLLAIADHAHDDGTGAWPSESRLAKMTRLSKRTVRRLLRVLERSGEISTLVGRGRGGTNLYAVTLIGRDEMAPQDGRPQTVPRTTGVAPRTPVSSPLGTRVSAEPSVEILKQPPRTRNKPRKNDFVPPEDDDVWFEMSDRGLGPTEAEEQAAAFIDHHETRGWILRGGTRMVDWKAAVGTWIRYMKQFSSGGNNGTGKQTASPAQQRAQRTDEASRRFLERTHPVDESLEPRAGPGTEREETRRLRAHVEPHSPH